In one Drosophila albomicans strain 15112-1751.03 chromosome X, ASM965048v2, whole genome shotgun sequence genomic region, the following are encoded:
- the LOC117563906 gene encoding uncharacterized protein LOC117563906 — protein sequence MTEEITGNWSYYVYISLTLVPVYLAFQLIKFLGWQLFVNN from the coding sequence ATGACGGAGGAAATAACCGGGAATTGGAGCTATTATGTGTATATATCACTAACATTGGTTCCAGTCTATTTGGCATTTCAGCTCATTAAGTTTTTGGGCTGGCAGCTATTCGTGAACAACTGA